One Microcaecilia unicolor chromosome 8, aMicUni1.1, whole genome shotgun sequence DNA window includes the following coding sequences:
- the AIMP2 gene encoding aminoacyl tRNA synthase complex-interacting multifunctional protein 2 isoform X1 produces MPMYKVNPYVCSGIELDLPTCMYKLPNIQGNCGAVDQEEADPSLQTLEARQEEILKRLYELKAAVDGLSKMIQTPDADLDVTSIIQADECTPLSTSTADLDSVLGKDYGALRDIVINANPSLPPLSLIVLHSMLCEHYKVLSAVHTHSSVKNVPEPLLKCFGDQTNKRSRQEYQLGFTLIWKDVSKPQMKFSIQNMCPIEGEGNIARLLFSLLDHKHTLNAVTLTLIDSWVDTAIFQLKEGSSKEKAAVLRSMNTALGKSLWLVGNELTVADIVAWCAVQQTGNANAAPANVQKWMKSCENLPPFNMVLKLLK; encoded by the exons ATGCCCATGTACAAGGTAAATCCATATGTCTGCAGCGGGATTGAGCTAGATTTGCCCACTTGCATGTACAAGTTACCTAACATCCAGGGGAACTGCGGAGCAGTCGATCAG GAGGAGGCTGACCCATCACTCCAAACACTTGAAGCCCGTCAAGAGGAAATCTTGAAACGCTTGtatgaactgaaagctgcagttGATGGGTTGTCAAAGATGATACAAACTCCAGATGCTGACTTGGATGTAACTAGCATCATTCAAGCTGATGAATGTACTCCTTTAAGCACAAGCACTGCAGACCTAGACTCAGTTCTTGGAAAG GATTATGGTGCACTGAGAGATATTGTTATCAATGCAAACCCATCTCTGCCTCCTCTGTCTCTCATAGTGCTGCACAGCATGCTGTGTGAGCATTATAAAGTTTTATCAGCGGTTCATACACACTCATCTGTGAAAAATGTGCCAGAGCCTCTCCTGAAATGCTTTGGTGATCAGACTAACAAACGTTCACGGCAGGAATACCAGCTGGGCTTTACTCTGATTTGGAAAGATG TTTCTAAGCCACAGATGAAGTTCAGTATTCAGAACATGTGTCCCATTGAAGGAGAAGGCAATATTGCAAGACTTCTCTTCTCACTCTTAGACCATAAGCATACGCTCAATGCAGTAACATTAACTCTGATAGACAGCTGGGTGGATACAGCAATTTTTCAACTAAAAGAGGGTAGTAGTAAAGAGAAAGCAGCTGTTCTGCGCTCCATGAATACTGCCCTGGGCAAATCACTGTGGTTGGTGGGGAATGAGCTTACTGTAGCAGATATTGTAGCTTGGTGTGCTGTTCAGCAGACTGGAAATGCAAATGCTGCCCCAGCCAATGTCCAGAAGTGGATGAAATCCTGTGAGAACTTGCCCCCTTTCAACATGGTACTGAAACTATTGAAATAA
- the AIMP2 gene encoding aminoacyl tRNA synthase complex-interacting multifunctional protein 2 isoform X2, which translates to MPMYKEEADPSLQTLEARQEEILKRLYELKAAVDGLSKMIQTPDADLDVTSIIQADECTPLSTSTADLDSVLGKDYGALRDIVINANPSLPPLSLIVLHSMLCEHYKVLSAVHTHSSVKNVPEPLLKCFGDQTNKRSRQEYQLGFTLIWKDVSKPQMKFSIQNMCPIEGEGNIARLLFSLLDHKHTLNAVTLTLIDSWVDTAIFQLKEGSSKEKAAVLRSMNTALGKSLWLVGNELTVADIVAWCAVQQTGNANAAPANVQKWMKSCENLPPFNMVLKLLK; encoded by the exons ATGCCCATGTACAAG GAGGAGGCTGACCCATCACTCCAAACACTTGAAGCCCGTCAAGAGGAAATCTTGAAACGCTTGtatgaactgaaagctgcagttGATGGGTTGTCAAAGATGATACAAACTCCAGATGCTGACTTGGATGTAACTAGCATCATTCAAGCTGATGAATGTACTCCTTTAAGCACAAGCACTGCAGACCTAGACTCAGTTCTTGGAAAG GATTATGGTGCACTGAGAGATATTGTTATCAATGCAAACCCATCTCTGCCTCCTCTGTCTCTCATAGTGCTGCACAGCATGCTGTGTGAGCATTATAAAGTTTTATCAGCGGTTCATACACACTCATCTGTGAAAAATGTGCCAGAGCCTCTCCTGAAATGCTTTGGTGATCAGACTAACAAACGTTCACGGCAGGAATACCAGCTGGGCTTTACTCTGATTTGGAAAGATG TTTCTAAGCCACAGATGAAGTTCAGTATTCAGAACATGTGTCCCATTGAAGGAGAAGGCAATATTGCAAGACTTCTCTTCTCACTCTTAGACCATAAGCATACGCTCAATGCAGTAACATTAACTCTGATAGACAGCTGGGTGGATACAGCAATTTTTCAACTAAAAGAGGGTAGTAGTAAAGAGAAAGCAGCTGTTCTGCGCTCCATGAATACTGCCCTGGGCAAATCACTGTGGTTGGTGGGGAATGAGCTTACTGTAGCAGATATTGTAGCTTGGTGTGCTGTTCAGCAGACTGGAAATGCAAATGCTGCCCCAGCCAATGTCCAGAAGTGGATGAAATCCTGTGAGAACTTGCCCCCTTTCAACATGGTACTGAAACTATTGAAATAA